Proteins encoded by one window of Lemur catta isolate mLemCat1 chromosome 12, mLemCat1.pri, whole genome shotgun sequence:
- the S100Z gene encoding protein S100-Z, producing the protein MPTQLEMAMDTMIRIFHRYSCKEGDRFKLNKGELKMLLQRELTEFLSCQKDPQLVDKIMQDLDANKDNEVDFNEFVVMVAALTVACNDYFVEQLKKKGK; encoded by the exons ATGCCCACCCAGCTGGAGATGGCCATGGATACCATGATTAGAATCTTCCACCGCTACTCTTGCAAGGAAGGGGACAGATTCAAGCTCAACAAGGGGGAACTGAAAATGCTCCTACAGCGAGAACTCACGGAATTCCTCTCG TGCCAAAAGGATCCCCAGTTGGTTGATAAGATAATGCAGGACCTGGACGCCAATAAGGACAACGAAGTGGATTTTAATGAATTCGTGGTCATGGTGGCGGCTCTGACAGTGGCTTGTAATGATTACTTTGTAGAACAattgaagaagaaaggaaagtaa